The following DNA comes from Lynx canadensis isolate LIC74 chromosome C2, mLynCan4.pri.v2, whole genome shotgun sequence.
tccccccgcccTGGGTtggttggttatttatttatttatttagtggtaAGAAAGGTCAACATCATAAAAgataccaatttaaaaaaaaatttttttaacgtttattcatttttgagagagagcgagggagacagagtgcaagtgggggaggggcagagagcgagggagacacagaatctgaagcaggctccaggctccaagctccaagctccaagctccaagctgtcagcactgagccagacgtggggctcaaactcactgagagatcatgacctgagctgaagtcatacatctaaccaactgagccacctaggtgcccaggGATACcaattttttaataagttaatGTAAACATTTCAGGCAGCTCTCCCTTTCCTACTGCAGTTACTAGACAAGATAATTTTGAAGTAATATGGAAAGTGGATAAACCAGAACAACAATGAGGGGGATTAGCCCAACCAGatgataaaatgtattataaagtcataaaacattttctttctggcttATGAACAgtcagaccaatggaacagaatagaaggTTTAGAAATAGACCCATGGAACTTACTAGTATATGATTTTGATTAAAGAAGTGATCGAAAAAAGTGgaacttttcagtaaatggtgttgggaaaactagatagtCATCTGGACCTCAGGATGAACCCCAGATATATCAGATTTAATGTAAAAGATGAAACTACAAATACGTCTTGAAAATATGGGCAGATTCTCTACATCCATGCTAACATTTGtgattgtcttttttattttaactttcctATTGGGTGtgaagtatctcattgtggtcttgatttgcattacCCTAATGAAcaatgatgagcatcttttcaagtactTACTGACTGTTTGCAtatctttggagaactgtctattcagatCTATTGCCTATTCTTAGATTGTCTTTTTAACTGTTGAGTTGTAAGTGTTCATTTCATATACTGGATGCATATCCCTTATCTGGtacataatttacaaatattttacccCATTCCAGAAGTTATCTTTTcacttaagaaaaacaacaacacaacatgaagttgagcattttaatcatttttaagcatacaattTAGTGGCATgaagtacatttaaaatattatgtgacCAAATGAAAACCTCTAACCATTAAGCAGTAcaactctcctttcctccctatCCCAGGCCTTGGTAATCTCTATTCTACTTTTGTCTCcgtgaatttgcctattctagataacCTCATCTATGTGGAATCATTCAATACTtgtcttttttgtgtctggcttctttcatttagcataatttctttaaggttcatccatgttgtagcatgtatcagaatttcatttcttcttatggctgaataatatatcatggtatgtatatatcacatattgctaatccattcatctgctgatggacacttgggttgtttccatcttttggctgttCTTAATACTGTTTCTGTGAGCATTGGGGTACAAGCATCTGAGTGAGTcgttgttttctatttctttgggtaTGTACATAGGAGTAGAATtgtctgtgtttaacattttgaggggTTGCTAGACTGTTTCCCACAGGAGCtacacctttttttctttttaccttcttgATAGTGTTTTTTgaagaattaaacattttttatgaagttcattgtattttttgtttagttgattggacttttggtgtcatatctaagaaattattACCTAATTCAAGGTCATGATATTTCTATGTTTTCCTCtgagtgttttgtagttttcattctcacatttaggcctatgatctattttgagttaagttttgtaTATGATGCGAGGTAGGGGTCCAACTCTATTCTCTATGTGAGTGTCAAATTGGTCCACCAtcattgttgaaaaaaaaaacaaaacgattTTTTCCCCGTTGAAGTGTATTGGCACCTATGTTGAgaatcagttgaccataaatgtaaagatctatttctggactctcaattctattccttgatctatgtctatccttatgccattACCACACTATcttattactgtagctttgtagtaggttttgaaattaggaagtgtgagtcTCCctacttagtttttctttttcaagattgttttggctattctggatcccTTGCATTTCCAAATGAATGTTAGGATCAGGTTCTCAATTTCTGCTTTGAATTTGTAGATCTGCTTGGAGAGTATTAACCGTCTTAAACAGTATTAAGTCTGCCAGTCCATGAATATCGTGCAGCATTAAAGGAATTCTTATCAGTCcactaattttctcttttatcctttctcACTTTTGAGAAGTGACTTTCACTTGTGAGCTCAATAAACTCTATCATCTATATTCTCTGTGTCAAAATATgcaactgtttttttcttttattctaaaatataatccgcactctccttcccttttcatCTTAAGTCCTCTGAGATCTTGTTCTTTTgattattaatgataatatttcattttaatcttaGTTCAGTattccatttctctccttcactggctctttcccttctgccttcaaataaattaatttcagtCTCTAACACTACTTGATCTTAAATAGATTGCCTCCTAATTATTACTTCTCAtctccttttcctcatttctttcacttCCAAACTTTCTTAATAAGTTATCCTCTCTCCCAGCTTcgattatttctttgttttgtggaaTAAGTGAATTGGTCTTGATTACTTGTGTTAATCTTAATCTAGCCTCTGAACCGTTGAAGTCCGTACTCAAAGCCCTATTATATAGAAGTGGAACTATTCTGTCTTGAAATCTGGGTGGCACTCTTAGAGCCATTTGCCACAACAGCATCAGCCTTTGGGGGTCTCTGTGGAGCCCCCAATGGCACAGTTTGAAAGCTACCACAAGGTCCCTTCGGCCCTAAAATTTGGTAACTCCATAGCAATTACAGAAGTTGCATTCTTGAAAGTTTCAAATAATTTACTTGTCAccaaattaaattatattcttaGGCACCATTTCTCCTAGACGTTTTATAGTAACTAAACCCTTAGTTTCTCTGTTGTTTCccactacattttctttctttggctttaatTACATACACAGTCTCTTTAAGTGCTATTCACTTTAAATTCTAACACCGGCAAGAAGCTTTTCCAAATCATACCAGCTCAGTAACATTTTTCCCACTAGTAATCCACTATAATAATCATTTATGCCATTCATTTGACACTTAAGTGCACAAAATATTTTGAGCTACATAAAGATAATTTAGGCTCAGATTCTGCCCTTAAATGTGATCTTGTAGAATAGAGATgtacaaaataattattgagatGAATTAATGAGTGCCATAGGAGAGCCACAGATGAAGTTCTATGGAAATTTAAAGAAGATCAAGATACTTTTCCTTGAAAGAATAGGGCAAAGGATCTCAGAAGATTTGGGTTGGAACTTGAAGGGAATGTAGTGCCTGAACACACAGGGGTAGGCATTCTTGACTAAAGGAGCAGTGTGAATTGTAGCAGAGGTAGAAAAGCACAAGATGGTAGGTATTTTGATTTGGCTGGAGGAAAAGTTTTAAGAAGAAAGGTAGTGAGATAAAACGTTGTAAAAGTAAACTGGAGCTGGACATAGTTTTATTAGTTGTCTGTCTAATGTGTGCGTCTTGTTTTCCCAAGCTCTATGAAGATAAGTAATGAATCTTACACTTTTAATCACCTGCAGCAGGGTTATGGGTTAGAGAGCAAGTATTCCAtaagattttgtcaaatgtatgAAAGATAGAAACAGTTGCTTCCCAAAAACATACTATTCAAGGTAACTTATTATCACACCCTTCTGTTTACTGTGGTTTTATCAGTAAAAACTATTTTAGATCTCCATAGTAATGGTTCCTTACACCCAAAAAGTCCTTATGacactttaaaacataaaatggaagGGGTGGAAGCCGGGGTTATGTGTCTAATGACCAGTACTTGGTTTGATTCATTCCCCGCCAAAAAAAAGGGCCTGAGAAATTCTGGTTTGAGTTGAGAAAAGTGATCAGTTATAAACAAACCTTTTGAAATTTAGTCTGTAATTtaagttctttttatgttttaatgaatTAGATTTTTAAGACTATTTCCTAGGATTCAGATTTCATTtaaccacaaatatttgttgaaaagaaatgaagaattgaAAAGGTGTATCCAAGCATTGTGTTGGACTATGTATgggtaacattttcttttttcaaaaaatttcctaaaatagtattttgtatgattgaataaaaaagattaaaagcttcAACTACTCTTACTAAAACCATGTCCATCTTGCTGTACGTTCCTGGTACTGTTTGTCTCCACAGAGAGTGTGTTATGTACACACATAATAGAAAGGCAGGGAAATTGAGTATGCCTGCTTTCAGTCTTTTCTTCCCAGTGGCACATgccaatcttttatttttataaagcacaatattttttaatgtttttttattttgagagagagagaggaagagtatGCACAAGCACGCatgctggggaagggcagagagagggaggagaggatcccaagcaggctccatgctgtcagcgcagagcctgactcagggctccatctcacaaacagattatgacctgagctgaaatcaagagccggatgcttaaccaactgaaccacccaggcaccccaaagcaaaatattttttacaaattaaattggaagatatatttaatataggGGTAGAGTTTTTGTCATaacacttgttttgttttaaactttctATATCATGTACTAGGTGAAAAACCATTTCGCTGTGATGAATGTGGTATGAGATTCATACAAAAGTATCACATGGAAAGGCATAAGAGAACTCATAGTGGAGAAAAACCTTACCAGTGTGAATACTGTTTACAGGTAAGAGGtggtttaaaatgtttgtttttttaaccattttgctGAGGTATGATGGACATTGAAATTCTTCTATcctaaattaaattataaaatcattctaGTAAATTAGAAAATGTCACTACTAGAACTATTTGAAGAACCTCCCAACTGCTGTTGATTAGATTTATAATTTGCAAACGGCTCAACAAATTCATTTGGATTTGCTTATattattctgcttctatttttatattaattacttttttcttttcttttcttgcttgacgaaaaacacaaactaaaacaaaaactcacTGCTGAAATCTGAATTTGACAGTATTTTTCCAGAACAGATCGTGTATTGAAACATAAACGTATGTGCCATGAAAATCATGACAAAAAGCTAAACAGATGTGCCATCAAAGGTGGCCTTCTGACATCTGAGGAAGATTCTGGCTTTTCTACATCACCAAAAGATAACTCactgccaaaaaagaaaaggcagaagacTGAGAAAAAATCATCTGGGATGGACAAAGAAAGTGCTTTGGACAAATCTGAcctgaagaaagacaaaaatgattaCCTGCCCCTTTATTCTTCAAGTACTAAAGTAAAAGATGAGTATATGGTAGCAGAGTATGCTGTTGAAATGCCACATTCTTCAGTTGGGGGATCGCATTTAGAAGATGCATCAGGAGAAATACATCCACCTAAGTtggttctcaaaaaaattaatagtaagaGAAGTCTGAAGCAGCCATTGGAGCAGAATCAAACAATTTCTCCCTTATCCACATATGAAGAGAGCAAAGTTTCAAAGTATGCTTTTGAACTTGTGGATAAACAAGCTTTACTGGACTCAGAGGGCAATGCTGATATTGATCAGGTCGATAATTTGCAGGAGGGGCCCAGTAAACCTGTGCACAGTAGTACTAATTATGATGATGCCATGCAGTTTTTGAAGAAGAAACGATACCTTCAAGCAGCCAGTAACAATAGTAGGGAGTATGCGCTGAATGTGGGCACCATAGCTTCTCAGCCTTCTGTAACACAAGCAGCTGTGGCAAGTGTCATTGATGAAAGTACTACGGCATCCATATTAGATTCACAGGCACTGAATGTGGAGATTAAGAGTAACCATGACAAAAATGTTATTCCAGATGAGGTACTGCAGACTCTCTTGGATCATTACTCTCATAAAGCTAATGGACAGCATGAGATATCATTCAGTGTTGCAGACACTGAGGTGACTTCTAGCATATCAATAAATTCTTCAGAAGTACCTGAGGTCACCCAGGCAGAGAATGTTGGATCAAGCTCCCAAGCATCCTCATCAGATAAAGCCAACATGTTGCAGGAATACTCAAAGTTTCTGCAGCAGGCTTTGGACagaactagccaaaatgatgccTATTTGAATAGCCCGAGCCTTAACTTTGTGACTGATAACCAGACCCTTCCAAATCAGCCAGCATTCTCTTCCATAGACAAGCAAGTCTATGCAGCCATGCCCATCAATAGCTTTCGATCAGGAATGAATTCTCCACTAAGAACAACTCCAGATAAGTCCCACTTTGGACTAATAGTTGGTGATTCACAGCACTCATTTCCCTTTTCAGGTGATGAGACAAACCATGCTTCTGCCACATCAACACAGGACTTTTTGGATCAAGTGACTTCTCAGAAAAAAGCTGAGGCTCAGCCTGTCCACCAAGCTTACCAAATGAGCTCCTTTGAACAGCCCTTCCGCGCTCCATATCATGGATCAAGAGCTGGAATAGCTACTCAGTTTAGCACTGCCAATGGACAGGTGAACCTTCGGGGACCAGGGACAAGTGCTGAATTTCCAGAATTTCCCTTGGTGAATGTAAATGATAATAGAGCTGGGATGACATCTTCACCTGATGCTACAACTGGCCAGACCTTTGgctaaaaaaaagtgtaaataataCTGGCACTTTAGAACAGATTAATCAAGAGTGGGGTTACTCTGTGTAAATGGAGTGCTGTACAGATTTAAGAGCAATGCGTTATAACAAGTTAAGCTGATATGAATAGCAAGATAATCCAATAACTGCATTTTGTTTGGTTAGTCAGCATTCTTTGAACTGCCTTACATGTTGTCACCTTTATAGAAGCAATGCATTACTTGTTTTAGAACAGAAACTTGCTATTCCACCTACACcgagtttaaaaggaaaaaaaaagactttcgcACAATTGTTTCCTAATTGATAACATTGTACATTCTTAGGAGATTAGTAATTGTGTGAAATTTACTCATACTGTTTCTAAGTTTTTCAGCATAGTCATTGCACTTCAGCAGGGAATCTGAGTATACTTTACAGACAGAGTGAACTTCAGAGTTTAAATGTCAAGAGATTATGGCTTAAATAAATTAGTGTGTCctataggaggaaaaaaagaaaccaagaaaccaccgtttaaaaagaatgatatgCCATATACCcttgattttcattttgcattatattgacatgtttttttttttgagaaaagaaagtaatacAAATCTGATAGTCTAAGACTCCACTATTTAAAAGcctaattacttttaaaatatgcatacttTCAAAACTTTTACCAAAATACGTAACTGTTGAAGCATTCACTTCTCAATGGAAGTATGCATATTGGTGTCAGTTTCTTTGTACAGTTGTACTTagatattttttatgatttttcatgTGCAGGTATCAAGGTTTTGAAGTTTTAGTAAAAAGATATTCTGTAGATTACATTCCCAAGAACATAATGCTTACACAAAATGTATATTCCACGTTTTAAAGCTTAATTGTATTTTACTTTACATATACACTTCAGTTAACATAGAGCACTTAGAATCTATTTGGTATTTTTgatttctcaaagtaaaaaaaaaaattagatttttaggTTTGATATGGTTGTGTCATAATCATCTCATAAttgacaattttaatttttggcaataaaaggaaattgGATATCTTTGGAACTGTAAAACCTGGTTTAATCCTTCTCTTTCTAGAATCTTGATAGATTGGATAATTAAACAGTATCCAGAGAAACTAAAGAAATGGgcattttaattgcttattttatcttgaattactttttaatgaaCACTGCTCATTACAATTTTACAAACCAAAAGTGTTTACTAATTCTAGTaactacaatttctttttcaGCTAGATGAGTGATCGGAAACTTTTTGTTGCATTTCAAAATCTAAATAAACTACAGACTTTATCCTTATACCacgaatgttttttttttttttaatatatatatatatatatatactttgtcTTAAAATAATACAGCATGGTACCATAAATAGTgcttttatatatacacatatgtatactttTCTAAAGAATGATGGTTTTGAGTTACACATTGgacagttttaatttttggaaaataacattACTTCTATTGATTTTATTATCCTCTTTAATTTGTTCcaactttttgcttattttaatttccaCCATCTTTGTCACAATGCACATACTGATGTAGCACCAGTGATGCTCTAAAATTAATATTCTTGGAAGGTGAAACTTTATTGTTGCTAATTTCCACTTTAACTTTTATATTGGCCCTATAGATCTGCAGTCTTTGTTTCAGTATAGAATGTTACACAtttaaattattgtttcttttatttaatgttatcCCAAGACTGTTCTCAtaaagggaacaaagaaaatatcaacCCTTAacatcttttacttttattttgaatattttggtgttttatgataatgaatataaattatgtttaatgtGGTTTTCCTCTGTACGTTGGTTATTAAGCTTTGcttgaaatattaattttcctaTTTGACAGCTTTCTTTGCTGCCAAACTTTTCAAGAATTTTAGACTTCTCTGAGGTAGATGTTTAAGTTCTGCCATTACTGACTTTGAAGAATAGTGTGTGTTGTGTTATACATCATGCAATTGCAAGAAGGCTCTATTCAGGTGAGATGTGAAAAATGGAACTGTGCTCACGCTATAtaggtgtttatatttttctcatactGTTATTTGATAATAGGCATTTATTTCCtgtgttgatttctttttcttttttctttttttttctttttctttttctttttcttctttttctttttctttctttctctctctctctctctctctctttccttttccctttttcctttttcctttttcctttttctttttttgagcctGGTCAAAAATTTTGTTCTTCAACAACTTGTTCAGTCCTGGTATAGTGtacagtttttgtttgctttaatatCACCAGCACAGTTTTTTTAGAGTGTGACTCTACTGCTGAGCAGTTAGGGTAAGCCAAGGAAGGCAGGCCTTTGAAAATGGTAGTTACCACAAGCAAAATTTCAGGTGTTGCATTCCTGTCTTCGgcacatttctttaaatatacataatggCAGACTTTTCTACCACATGTAAGCATTTGATACTTTGACATAAGTTATTGACGTACCATTTAAGTATAGTAGTTGTGGCTCTCTTACTGTGAAATTCTAAATGCCTACCAGAATTACCATGTATTATCATCATAGGATAAACATCTCAACAGTTTGGGTTTCCCCACTTTGCTTTAGAAAGTTACTTAATTTGTATCTGGGCATTAATAGTAAAAAGTAAGTAGCCTTTATGTGCTGCTGTAGATCAGAATATTGAGGATATGAGATAATCCTTCTgcaatttgtgtttttcatttcagttagcAAAGTGTTCCATTAAAACATGCTCTTATACCATTAAACTTTTGGTCAATGTGAGTGAGGTATGCTTTTGCACTTAGGACCTACTCTCCTGTTTGAAGATTGGAAGCAGATCAGGTTAGATGAGGTAATCTCTGTTGAACATcttgtaaagcttttttttttttgacttcttATTGTACACATATTCATTTGGTTCAGAATATTTGAGTGGCTCTTAAATCTTTGGATGTACTTGCAGATTTTGTTTGATACCATACAAATCCATCCTTTTAGCTCTGGCTGAGGACTGTCAGTGGTCGGGTAATTTTCCCTTTCTGACAGGCAAAAGAGGTCTTGTGCTCAGGGTAGGCTTTCATTACCACAGGGGAGAGAAACTTGCAAAGTGCCAGCTAGGTTAGATCTTTTGccacttctttcattttatcaatttgggtttttaaagggctgtttaaaaaaaaaaagccgggaAACTTTAAAAGTAGGCATTACTGTAGTACCGCATTTCTTAGACATAGAACATCTTAAACTAGAACTTGTTTTTTCACAGTATAATTACTTGAAGAAGCACTATTATAATCAATGAGAAACTTTTTGACACTgcaatttaatttaaactttttccGTTTCAAATTGCTTTATTTCAGGGAAATAATTTTCCAGTTGTTTTGCTATATTCTGCAAATAAAACCgtgtttccttttttcacttaaacGTTGGTAGGAAACAAACTAAAGCAGACAAACATTTCTTGTTGTGTTTGTTGCTTTCTTTAATCCaatggataaaaaagtaaaaccctgtaaacattattttatttttttatgcaatACCATGCTGTAAATACGGTTCATCAAATAAGGATGTACCTATGATT
Coding sequences within:
- the ZNF148 gene encoding zinc finger protein 148 isoform X1 — protein: MNIDDKLEGLFLKCGGIDEMQSSRAMVVMGGVSGQSTVSGELQESVLQDRSMPHQEILAADEVLQESEMRQQDMISHDELMVHEETVKNDEEQMETHERLPQGLQYALNVPISVKQEITFTDVSEQLMRDKKQIREPVDLQKKKKRKQRSPAKILTINEDGSLGLKTPKSHVCEHCNAAFRTNYHLQRHVFIHTGEKPFQCSQCDMRFIQKYLLQRHEKIHTGEKPFRCDECGMRFIQKYHMERHKRTHSGEKPYQCEYCLQYFSRTDRVLKHKRMCHENHDKKLNRCAIKGGLLTSEEDSGFSTSPKDNSLPKKKRQKTEKKSSGMDKESALDKSDLKKDKNDYLPLYSSSTKVKDEYMVAEYAVEMPHSSVGGSHLEDASGEIHPPKLVLKKINSKRSLKQPLEQNQTISPLSTYEESKVSKYAFELVDKQALLDSEGNADIDQVDNLQEGPSKPVHSSTNYDDAMQFLKKKRYLQAASNNSREYALNVGTIASQPSVTQAAVASVIDESTTASILDSQALNVEIKSNHDKNVIPDEVLQTLLDHYSHKANGQHEISFSVADTEVTSSISINSSEVPEVTQAENVGSSSQASSSDKANMLQEYSKFLQQALDRTSQNDAYLNSPSLNFVTDNQTLPNQPAFSSIDKQVYAAMPINSFRSGMNSPLRTTPDKSHFGLIVGDSQHSFPFSGDETNHASATSTQDFLDQVTSQKKAEAQPVHQAYQMSSFEQPFRAPYHGSRAGIATQFSTANGQVNLRGPGTSAEFPEFPLVNVNDNRAGMTSSPDATTGQTFG